A genomic stretch from Candidatus Margulisiibacteriota bacterium includes:
- a CDS encoding ankyrin repeat domain-containing protein, whose protein sequence is VLFRSNMLFTKIIASRSIISLMKAFSKHLLVMETGENIFSGPNANETMSLLLNLKGQGISLRELLWDIPGLEYLKSANRPHDKNVDMLNAKISIINCLEGLKQKNIDAVKTALARDFTILGFAQKAGKKEELTGLDLAGAVEKGDFSMVMKCITAKMSLEVTPYTAGSTVLIEAIKLKRREIIDILIQAGANVNAKVEETGVTPLMQAIRMNDMQTVTGLLAKGAIVDEADKNGYTALMIAIFNGYRKMARILLDKGASVYKKCNGGDTSLDMAGKQGFWMNNLVSHYK, encoded by the coding sequence GTGCTCTTCCGATCTAATATGCTTTTTACAAAAATTATTGCCAGCCGCAGCATTATCAGTCTCATGAAGGCTTTCAGTAAACATTTGTTAGTAATGGAAACCGGGGAAAATATTTTTAGCGGCCCTAACGCGAATGAAACAATGAGTCTTTTGCTGAATTTGAAAGGACAGGGTATTTCTTTAAGAGAATTACTCTGGGATATCCCGGGACTGGAATATTTGAAATCAGCGAACAGACCGCATGATAAAAATGTCGACATGTTAAATGCCAAAATTTCTATTATAAATTGTCTGGAAGGTTTGAAGCAGAAAAATATTGATGCTGTAAAAACAGCTCTGGCCAGGGATTTTACTATTTTAGGATTCGCTCAAAAAGCTGGAAAAAAAGAAGAGTTAACAGGACTTGATCTTGCCGGGGCAGTGGAGAAGGGTGATTTTAGTATGGTTATGAAATGTATTACCGCCAAAATGAGTTTAGAGGTTACTCCTTACACAGCAGGTTCGACCGTTTTAATAGAAGCCATAAAGCTAAAACGCAGGGAAATTATTGATATACTTATCCAAGCCGGAGCTAATGTAAACGCCAAGGTTGAAGAAACAGGCGTTACTCCTTTAATGCAGGCTATACGAATGAATGATATGCAGACAGTTACTGGTTTATTGGCAAAAGGAGCAATTGTAGACGAAGCTGACAAAAATGGTTATACAGCTTTGATGATAGCCATTTTCAACGGTTACAGGAAAATGGCCAGGATTTTATTAGATAAGGGAGCCAGTGTCTATAAAAAGTGCAATGGTGGTGATACTTCTTTGGATATGGCTGGGAAGCAGGGCTTCTGGATGAACAATTTGGTTAGCCACTATAAATAA
- a CDS encoding ankyrin repeat domain-containing protein — translation MYKLISLIIQKQVTSVLYERINLLKTGWNIFTGDKAEDTVTRILESKAEIKDMIIKTIEDFSGGKSPLSKEEVPLIFRSIEVCLNNLNRGNLHDVMERLARDLGKLGFEEIVFEEDFSEMLENDLHTAVKQGDAQKVKRLIDMGADVNIMLFEDYVSFLIYAAAKGYKDVVKELINRKADINKTDKNGYTALMRAAVAGHAVCVDILVKAGANINITDKKGITALMLAVKHGHHDAIRQLIRGKADINLRDAEGNAALHYAITKNDTSRDTYTLKTLIKYGLTEGTLDLNIRDKEKKTPLIKAVLGKDIAIVSYLIMAGADLNIQDNRGMSALMYACTQQSIKIIEEILGCIKYVDAYEYYANKSSFINSLVFSGNDSEQMQIPFGLDLEARDCDKETALMKAVKYGSVDSRIFVVSMLIKAGARVNIKDKEGKTALKHAKNCYNKDVFWALHRAGAQEKFWKRITKRLFGRFLKDDD, via the coding sequence ATGTACAAATTAATATCATTAATTATTCAGAAACAGGTCACGTCAGTGTTGTATGAACGTATCAATTTATTGAAGACAGGTTGGAATATTTTTACAGGTGATAAAGCTGAGGATACAGTAACCAGGATTTTAGAATCCAAAGCTGAAATCAAGGACATGATAATAAAAACAATAGAGGATTTTAGTGGAGGGAAGAGTCCCTTAAGCAAGGAAGAAGTTCCATTGATTTTTAGGTCCATAGAAGTATGCCTGAATAATTTGAACCGGGGGAATTTACATGATGTCATGGAGAGACTGGCCAGGGATTTGGGAAAACTTGGTTTTGAGGAAATTGTTTTTGAGGAAGATTTTAGCGAAATGCTGGAGAATGATCTGCACACCGCTGTTAAACAGGGTGATGCTCAAAAAGTAAAAAGATTGATCGATATGGGCGCGGATGTAAACATAATGCTGTTTGAAGATTATGTGAGTTTTTTAATATATGCTGCTGCAAAGGGCTATAAGGATGTAGTAAAAGAGCTGATTAACAGAAAGGCAGATATTAACAAGACCGACAAAAATGGTTATACCGCGCTGATGCGCGCCGCTGTAGCCGGGCATGCAGTATGTGTAGATATTCTTGTTAAGGCCGGGGCAAATATAAATATTACTGATAAAAAAGGCATAACCGCGTTAATGCTGGCTGTGAAACATGGTCATCATGATGCGATCAGACAATTGATAAGAGGCAAAGCCGATATTAATTTAAGGGATGCTGAAGGGAATGCCGCCCTGCATTACGCAATAACAAAAAATGATACTTCACGAGATACCTATACTTTGAAAACCCTAATAAAATACGGATTAACAGAAGGCACTTTGGACTTAAATATTCGAGATAAAGAGAAAAAAACACCTTTAATAAAAGCTGTTTTAGGCAAAGATATAGCTATCGTGAGTTATTTGATTATGGCCGGTGCAGACCTGAACATTCAGGATAATAGAGGCATGAGCGCTTTAATGTACGCCTGTACACAGCAGAGCATTAAAATTATTGAGGAAATTCTGGGATGTATAAAATATGTAGATGCGTACGAATATTATGCGAACAAGAGTTCATTCATTAATTCGCTGGTTTTTTCAGGGAACGACAGTGAACAGATGCAGATACCTTTTGGGTTGGATTTAGAAGCAAGAGACTGCGATAAAGAAACAGCTCTTATGAAAGCTGTAAAATATGGCAGTGTTGATAGTCGTATATTTGTTGTTTCCATGTTAATTAAAGCTGGGGCCAGGGTGAACATAAAGGATAAGGAAGGCAAGACAGCCCTGAAACATGCGAAAAACTGTTATAACAAAGATGTATTTTGGGCCCTACATCGTGCCGGAGCCCAGGAAAAATTCTGGAAGAGAATTACAAAACGTTTATTTGGTAGATTTCTTAAAGATGATGATTAA